In Anaerolineales bacterium, the sequence GTTGATCATATCCTTCCTCCCGTAATCGCGGGATTCATCCGGCGGATTGATTTTTCCCCAAGGCCGGAACCGCGCCCTGTGCTTGAGATGGCGCCTTGAAGCACTGAAGGTTGACGCTGTAGGATGGGGATGGACCGGTTTCTACGGATTTTTCCCCATGATACATTTGCGGCCATAATATGTCAAAAAGGGCGGCGGGAACCCTGCCGGCGTTCCCGGGAACCGGGCCGTCGCTCCTCGCGTACCTGCGGGGTCGGATTGCGGCGGTGTTTACCAGGCGGGGAGCAATCCTCAGCGCCGCTTGGAAAGAGGAAAGCGGCCTCCGCGGTCGGACACTAAGGTTGGGTCGAGGTCGGGCTTGACGGAATCGGCCGAGCATGTTAATATGCCGCCCACGATGCAACCGAACCGGGCTTTCTTCTTTTACGCGTATTTTTACGGCTACCGCCAAGCAGCCGTCGCTTCGCGTTAAGAAGGTCCGGAACCAGCAACCTTCCCAAAACATACCGCGAGGCCAGACGGCCTCGCGGTTTTTTTTATCCCCCCCGCGGATCCGGCTGGCGGCCGGACCGGCGGGGCATTCGGAGGCCAGCATGCCCGTTCGGGGAATTCGAGGGGCGACCACCTCGCCCGGCAACCATTCCGAGGATCTGCTCGGGCGTACGAAGGAATTGCTGACGGAAATCCAAAAGCGCAACGGCTTCCAGCCGGAGGAGTTGGCGTCGATCGTCTTCACCACCACGCCGGATTTAAACGCTGCCTTCCCGGCGACGGCCGCCCGCGAGATCGGCTGGAACGATACGGCCATGCTCTGCACCCACGAGATCGACGTGGCCGGCAGCATCCCGCGCTGCATCCGCGTGCTGATCCTCTGGAACACCGCGCGGTCACCGGAGGAGATCCGCCACGTGTACCTTCACGAGGCGGAATCGTTGAGGCCGGATTTGGCGGCGGCGCCGGCGGAAAAACCGGCCCCGGCTCCTTTCCGCGCGCCGGTCTCGATCGCCTTCCAGGGGGAGCACGGCGCCTTCTCGGAAGAGGCCATCCTGCTTGGATTGGGCGCGGAGACCTCGCGGATCCCCTGCCGCACGTTCCAGGAAATCTGCCTGGCGGTGACCAGCAGCCGCGCGGAGGCCGGCTTGCTGCCGGTCGAGAATTCGACCACCGGGTCGATCCACACCTCCTACGATCTGTTGCTTGAAAACGACCTGCACATCATCGGCGAATACATCCTTCCGGTCCGGGAGTGCGCGATGCTGGCCCCCGGCGTGGAAGTCGAAACGGTCCGCCAGGTGATCAGCCATCCCCAGGCGCTGGAACAGTGCGCGCGCTGGATCGCCTCCCAGCATTGGGAAGCGGTGCCGGTCTACGACACCGCCGGCGCGGCCCGGATCCTCGCCCAGGAAAAGCGACCGGACCGGGCGGCGATCGCCAGCGAAACCGCGGCACGCCTGTACGGCTTGAACGTCATCGCCCGTTCGATCCAGGACATCCAGGTGAACTACACGCGGTTTCTCCTGTTGGCCAAGGAGAACCGCCCGGTGGCGAAGCCGGCCAAGACTTCGCTGATTTTCGCCACCCGGCACAAACCCGGCGCGCTTCACGCCTGCCTGAACGTGCTTGCCCGGCGCGGAATCAACCTCTGCAAGATCGAATCCCGCCCGGACCGCAAGAAGCCCTGGCACTACCTGTTCTATCTGGATTTTGAAGGCGATGCATCCGATCCGAAGGTGATCGACGTGTTGGCGGAACTGAGCACGCATACGGAGTTTGTGCGCCAATTGGGCTCCTACCCGACCCGGACCCTGGGGGAAACCAAATGAGCGCGCAGGCGGACGGGCGGCCGGAATTTTCAAGAAACGGAGAGGGATTATGGTGATTGTCATGCAAAACCATGCCAAGAGCGAGGATATCGAGGAGACCGTGCGTCACATCCGGCAAATGGGATACGGCGCGAACGTCTCCCGCGGCGAGGAGCGCACGGTGATCGGCGTGCTCGGGGACGAGCGGCCGATCGACTGGGAGCAGATGGAGATCCTGCCGGGGGTGGAGCGGGTGGTCCGGATCCTCAAGCCGTACAAGCTGGCGTCGCGCGACGCGCGTCCGGAAAACACGGTCGTGCGCGTGGGATCGGCCGTCATCGGCGGCGAAGCGGTGGTGTTCATCGCCGGGCCGTGCGCCGTGGAAAGCCGCGAGCAGATCCTGGAAACCGCGCAGGCCGTCAAGGCGGCCGGGGCGCACATGCTCCGCGGCGGGGCGTACAAGCCGCGGTCCTCGCCGTATTCCTTCCAAGGCATGGCCGAGGAAGGATTAAAGCTGCTGGCCGAAGCCCGCGACGCCACCGGCCTGCCGGTGGTGACGGAGGTGATGGCTCCCGATCAGGTCGGGACGGTCGTGAAGTACGCCGACATGCTTCAGATCGGCGCGCGCAACATGCAAAACTTCCCCCTCCTGCTGGAAGTGGGGAAAAGCGGGCACCCGGTCCTGCTCAAGCGCGGGATCAGCGCCACGGTCGAAGAGTGGCTGATGGCCGCCGAATACCTCCTTTCCAGCGGGAATACGCGGGTCGTCCTGTGCGAGCGCGGAATCCGCACCTTCGAGACCGCCACCCGCAACACCACCGACATCAACGCCATTCCGGTCGTCAAGCGGCTCTCGCATCTGCCGGTGATCGTGGATCCGAGCCACTCCACCGGAAAGGGCGAATACATCGAGCCGGTCTCCCGTGCGGCGATCGCCGCCGGGGCGGACGGCTTGATCATCGAAGTCCATCCGCATCCGGAAGAAGCGCTTTCCGACGGCGCGCAAAGCCTGCGGCCGGAATCGTTCGCCGAGATGGTTATGCGGGTAAAGCGAATCGCCGCCGCCGTAGGGCGGAGTTAGGCGGATCCGCGGCGGCGTTGCCCCGAATGGCGTAGAATCGCGGACGCCGCGCATCGGCGCCGCCCGGCTCGACGGCTGCCGGCGGTTGCGATCTGCCCGGTGGTCGCCCGGGCAAGGCATTCCCATATCCGGGGGTCGGAAAACGTCCCGGGCGGACCGGCGGCCCGGACTTCGCCCGACCGGCAGGACAGCTTCCCGCAGCTCCATGATTTCCGATTTGAGGAATAGAAGATCCTTTTGCCATGCCCCCCGAAAACGCAGAGTCGCATAGGATCCAAGATTTTGTCGTCGGCATCGTCGGACTGGGACTGATGGGCGGTTCGCTGGCGCTCGGATTATCTGGAAAATGCCGCCGGCGGATCGGATTGGATTCGGATCCCGTCGCGGACCAGGCGGCGCTGGAGCGGGGGGCGGTCGACGAGCTGGCGCTCCACCTGCCGGACTTGGTTGCCAAATCCGATTTGATTGTTCTGGCGGCGCCGGTCCGCACGATCCTGGCGCTTCTGCGGGAGCTTTCGGAGATCCGTCCGCCGCGCGGGGAACGCCGGATCGTCATCGACATCGGCTCCACCAAAAGCGAAATCGTCAAGGCGATGGAGGCGCTCGGCGAGGGCTACTCCCCGGTCGGCGGACATCCGATTTGCGGGCGCGAAGTCCAGGGGATCCGCCATGCGGATCCCGGGCTGTACCGCGGCGCACCATTCGTACTCACCCCCATTGACGGATCGGAGCCGTACGCGGCGGATGCCGGCCGGCAGTTGGCCGCGGTCCTCGGCGCCCTCCCGCTGGAGCTCGGCGCCGCCGAACACGATACGCTGGTGGCGAGCACCAGCCATCTGCCGCACTTGGTGGCGGTGGCGCTGGCACAAACCGCCCGGCGCCTGCCTTCCGCTTCCGCGCTCGTCGGGCCGGGCTTTCGCGATACGTCGCGGCTGGCGGCTTCCAACCTCGAGATGATGACCGATATCCTTCTGACCAACCGCGAGCATGTCCTGCAGGCCCTCGAAGAATACATCCACCGGCTGGAGGCGCTGGGGTTGCGCGTCCGCGAAGGGGATGAGGCCCGATTGAAGGTCCTGCTGGCCGAGGGACGGCGCGCCCGGCAGGAACTGCTCGAGCCTTCCGACCCCCAGGGGACGGCATGAGACTTCGCTCGCGGCGGTCGCCGGCGTTGCGCGGAGAAGTTCGTCTTCCGGGCGATAAATCCATCTCCCACCGCGCCGCCTTGTTGGCCGCCGCGGCGGAAGGGAAGAGCCGGATCGAAGGGATGCTGAACGCCGGCGTCACCCGCGTAATGCTGGATTCGCTCGCCTGCCTGGGCGCCGGTTTTTCCTGGGAGGACGGTGCCTTGTGCGTTACGGGAACGGGAGGTTGCGGATTCCAGCCATCGGGCGGGGGAGGAACAAAGGCTCAGCCTTTGTATTGCGGGAATTCCGCGACGACCATGCGGCTGTTGACCGGGATGCTGGCTGGAATTCCGGCGTGGGAATCCACAACCGGTGGACGGGAATTCCTCTTCGACGGATCCGAGCAATTACGAAAAAGGCCGATGAAGCGCCTTTTTGCACCCCTATGCGAAATGGGCGCCCGAATCTCGCCGACAAATGAGCCTGGACGCGCCCCATTCCGGCTTATAAGCAGTCGCCTGAATGGGATTGAACACCGGATGCCGGTTGCTTCTGCCCAAGTTAAGACCGCCCTTCTGCTGGCAGGTTTGGCGGCGGAAGGGTCCACCTTGGTCGAAGAACCTTCTCCTTCCCGCGACCACACCGAGCGGCTGTTGCGTTGGTTGGGAATCCGATTGACCGCCGAACCCGGATGGGCGCGGGTGTTTCCGCTTGAAAAGCCCCTGCCTTCGTTCGATCTCCGCATCCCGGGTGATTTTTCCTCCGCCGCTTTCCTGATCGTCGCGGCGGCGATTGTGCCCGGATCGGACGTTCTTTTCAAGGACGTCGGGCTTAACCCGCGCCGTACGGGATTGTTGGCCGTCCTGCGGCGGATGGGAGCCCGGATCGAAGAACGGACACATGCCGAATTGTCCGGTGAACCGGTCGGCGATTTGCGGGTCCGAGCCGGGGAGCTGGCGGGTACCGTGATCGAGGGCAGCGAGGTGGTGGACATGATCGACGAGTTTCCGGCGCTGGCCGTCGCCGCGGCGTGCGTCGGTGGAACGACGGAAGTCCGGAATGCCGCGGAGCTGCGGTTAAAAGAATCAGACCGGATTTCCGCCCTGGCCGGCGAATTGAGGGCGGTCGGAATTCCCGTGGAGGAAAGCCCCGACGGCTTCGCCATCCGCGGCCCGGCCTCGATCCGCGGCGGCTTGGCGGACGCCCGCGGCGACCACCGGCTGGCGATGGCGCTGGCGGTGGCGGGCATGGTTTCCGCAGACGGGGTCGAGATCGACGGCGCGGAGAGCATCGGCGAATCCTTTCCGGATTTCCCGGCGCTGGCCGGCGCCCTTGGAGCGAGGCTGGCATGAAGGCTGTGCTGATCGGGTGGCCGATCCGCCACTCCGTTTCGCCGGCGATGCACGACGCCGCTCTGCGGGCCCTCGGTTTATCGGGCGGATACTCCCTGCTTCCGGTCGAACGGGAGGCGGAGCTTGAGCAGGTGCTGGCCAAGTTGAAATCGGATCCGGATTGGAGCGGCGCGAACGTCACCGTGCCCTATAAGGAGAAGATCCTGCCGCATCTTGATCGGCTGGAAGGCGCTGCGGCGGAGTTGCGGGCGGCCAACACCGTCGTCCGCCGCGGAGCGGAATTGATCGGGCACAATACCGATCTGCCCGGCTTTCTCGCCGACCTGGAGCGGAACGGGATGGATTCCCGGGGCAAGCCCGCGCTGGTGATCGGATCGGGCGGTGCGGCCCGGGCGGTCGTGCTTGGGCTGGTGCAGAGCGGTTGCCCGGTCACAATCGTGGCGGTGATCCGGGATCAGGCGCGGACGCTCGCCGCCGAACTCGGCGGGGGAAGGGTGGACGTCCTGGGATGGGAGGATCCGGAATTGATCGAAAGGGCTCGCGGGGCGGGATTGATCGTCAACGCCTCGCCGGCGGGGATGTGGCCCGCGGTGCAAGCGACGCCCTGGCCTTCCGCTCTCCCGCTTCCGGAATCGGCCTGCGTCTACGATCTTGTCTATAATCCGATCGAGACCCGATTTCTGCGGGAGGCGAAGCTGAGGGGCAATCGGACGGCCTCCGGACTGGGGATGCTTGTCGAGCAGGGAGCGTTGTCGTTCGAACTGTGGACCGGAGTCCGCGCGCCCCGCGAGGCGATGATGTCGGCCGCGCGGGCGGCGATGGAAGCGGAGGAAAGGCAATGATCCGTCTGATGACCGCCGGAGAATCGCACGGCCCCGCCCTGACCGCCATCCTCGAAGGGATCCCGGCAGGTTTGCCCCTCCAGCCGGAGGACCTTCAGCCGGATTTGATCCGCAGGCGGAACGGCTGGCTGGGCGGTCCGCCCTACCGGGGCGCCAGCCCGCGAATGACGATCGAGCGCGACTCGGCGCAGATTTTGGCCGGCGTGATGGGCGGAAAAACCACCGGCGCGCCGATCGCGATCCTGATCGAAAACGCCGATCACGCAAAGTGGAAGGGGCGCCCCGTCGATGCGATGACCGTTCCGCGTCCGGGCCACGCCGATCTCACCGCGGCCTTGAAGTACGGTTATGACGATCTGCGCCCGGGATTGGAGCGGGCCAGCGCGCGGGAGACCGCCGCCCGCATGGCGGCTTGTTCGGTATGCCGGAGGATGCTTGCAAGCCTGGGGATATCCGTCGGCAGCTGCGTAGTCCAAATCGGGGCGGTGACTGCCGGCCTCGCGGCGGACCCGCCCGAAGAGCGGCTGAAGCGGGCCGAGGAGAACCCGTTGCGCTGCCCCGATCCGGCGGTATTGGAAAAAATGCAGGCCGAGATCGACCGGGCGATGGCGGACGGAGAAACGGTCGGCGGCGTCTTCGAGATCGCGGCGCTCGGCGTGCCTCCGGGATTGGGCAGTTGCGCGGCCTGGGAGCAGCGTCTGAGTGCGCGTTTGGGCGCCGCGCTGTTCGGCATTCCGGCGGTGAAGGGCGTCGAGATCGGCGGCGGATTCGCGCTGGCGGGGATGGCCGGAACGCAGGCCCAAGACGCAATCCGGATCGCGGGCGGCGCGCTGGTCCGCATTTCCAATCACGCCGGAGGCGTCGAAGGCGGGATCACCAACGGCCAACCGGTCGTCGTCCGCGCGGCGATGAAGCCGATTGCGACCACGCTTTCCCCGCAGCCGTCGGTGGATCTGGCCGCCGGCCGGAACGCCGAGACGCGCTACGAACGCTCCGACTTCTGCACCGTGCCGCGCGCGGCGGTCGTCGGCGAAGGAATGGTCTGCCTGGTCCTGGCCGGCGCGGTCTTGGAAAAGTGCGGAGGCGATTCGATGGCGGAGCTGCAAGCCCGCTTCGGCGGCCTGGCGCGGGGCGCGGCGGGAGACATCCGCCTCGATCCGAAGCCGAAGATCTTCTGGTGATTTTCCATCGGGTTGATTCTAGCAGGGTGTTGAAAAAGCCTAGCGATGTCATTGCGAGGAGCGAAGCGACCCCGGCCCACCCCGCGCCGGGGCGGGCGAAGCAATCTCCTCCTATTTCCAGCGAAGGAGATCGCTTCGCTCCCTGCGGTCCTTCGGAATGACACCCTTTACGGGCTTTATCAACAACCTGCTAGTGTTGTGCCCTAAAAATCCCTCTCAAAATTTTAGGGTTCAAAGGGCTGTCTGGAAAATGGGTAAACGGTTTTTCCGTTGAAACATCGCCTTCTGGCGGTGTCGTCATTCTCGCGCCGGCCCTCTGCGTGTTCTTCGCCGGGGGTGTCTTTCGCGGGGATCCAGGGATTGGGAGTTGTGGATGTCTGCGAAATACAATCCGCTTCCCTCGCTTTGCGAGGGCGGGCGCGGGGAAGCTATGCCGGGGCGAAGGACAAAACCTATAGCACCGGTGATGTTATGCTGAGATTATTCTGTCGAAATAAGATGTATGAGTATTTTCGAATCCGTGAGATAAATTACTAGTTGCCCATCCAGGGCGAACACGGAGATACGCGGATTTTTCCGAACCGCTCCGCGTCCCTCGTGGAACACGGCCTTCCCCGGTTCTTTTTTTTTGCGATACAATCGGCCGCACAATGCGAGCGGTTTTGCCCGGGTCCGCTGTGGAGGGCGGACGGACCGCGGGAAGGGAAGAATCTGCCGTCGAGGTTGGAGATGAACTTCTACATTTACGGACCCCCGGGATGCGGAAAAACCACCGTCGGGATGCTGCTTGCCGAACGGATGGGCTGGCATTTCCTCGACACCGATAAAATCATCGAACACGAAGCCGGGATGCCGATCACCGAGATCTTCCTGCAGAAAGGCGAAGCCGAATTCCGCAGCCGCGAAAAGGAGCTGTTGAAGAAGCTATCCAAATCCACCCGCACCGTCGTGGCGCTGGGCGGGGGAACCCTGGTGGATCCGGAAAACCGCGACCAGGTGGAGCAAGACGGCCCGGTGGTGTGTTTGATGTGCGAACCGGAAGTCATCCTCAAGCGCATGGGCGACGAATTAAACGCACGTCCGTTGCTCGCTGGACCGGGCCCTCTCGAACGGTTGAAATCGCTCCTCGCCAAGCGGGCGGCTTTGTACGCATCGTTCCCGATGACGCTCGATACAACCACCCTGGCCCTGGAGGATGTGGTCCGCAAGATCCAACTGGTGGCGGGCATTTTCCATGTCAACGCGATGGGGGCGGGTTACGACGTCCTGATCGGACGGGGGATACTCCCGCGGCTGGGGATGGAGTTGGAGGAGCGCAAACTGTCGCCGCCGTTTGTGGCGGTGAGCGATTCGAACGTTGCGCCGCTGTATCTGGATACGGTGTGCCGGGCGCTGGCGCCCGAGTCGGTCGAATTGATCGTCCTGCCGGCGGGTGAATCCACCAAGTCCCTCCCCACGCTGGAATCCGTTTACGCGGACCTGCATCGCTTGCGGATGGAGCGCCGGGGGACGGTGCTGGCCCTCGGCGGCGGCGTGGTCACCGACTTGGCCGGTTTCGCGGCCGCGACGTTCCTGCGCGGCGTTTCGTGGGTGGCGCTGTCCACCAGCCTGCTGGGGATGGTTGACGCAGCGATCGGCGGAAAAACCGCCGTGGACATGCCGCAGGGGAAGAACCTGATCGGCGCCTTCTACCCCCCGGCGATGGTAATCGAGGATCTGGACGTGCTCGCCACGCTTCCGCCGCAGGAACTGCGGGTGGGAATGGCCGAGGCGATCAAAACCGCCGTGGTCGGCGATTCCAAACTGTTGGGCAAGATCGAATCGCTCTCGGGCCGGATCACCCCCGACGGGCTGGATTGGATCGTCCGCAGGGCGGCGCGGGTGAAAATCCGCGTGGTGGAGGAGGATCCGTTCGAGCGCCGCGGCCCGCGCGAGGCGCTTAACTTCGGCCACACGCTGGGCCACGGGATCGAAGCCAACTCGGATTACCGGATCCCGCACGGCGAAGCGGTCGCGCTGGGCATGGTTGCGGAATCCCACTTGGCGGAAAAGATCGGTTTGGCCGAGACCGACTTGGGCGAGAGGCTGACGGTTCTGTTGACAACCTTCGGCCTGCCGGTAAAGCACGATGCGCCGGTGGATAAAATCCTTGAGTATGTCCGGGCCGATAAAAAACGGCGCGGCGGAAGGGTGAAATGGGCCCTGCCCATTGCGGCCGGAAAGGTCCGTGTGGGCCTCGATGTCGCCGAAGAGGATGTGAGGACGGCGCTGATATCCATCGGATGCCGGGGCTGAGCCGTTGCCGCGCCGCCCGCGGAGGAACCCGCGGCGCGGGGCGGCAACGGAGGCGCGGAGAGGGAGCGTATGGCGAAAATCCTGCTGATCCACGGACCGAATCTGAACCTGCTGGGGGAGCGGGAGCCGGAAATCTATGGCCGGGTGACTCTGGCCGAAATCAACCGCAGCCTGGAGGCCCTGGCGAAGGAACGCGGCGCCGAACTGCGGATTCTGCAATCCAACAGCGAAGGGGATATCGTCGACGCCATCCAGGAGGCGCGCGCGTGGGCCGACGGCCTGATGATCAATCCGGGCGCCTTGACCCACTATTCCCTGGCGATCCGCGACGCCCTGAGCGCCGTTCGGCTTCCGGTTGTCGAGATCCACATCTCGAACGTGTTCGCCCGCGAGGAAATCCGCCATCGCTCGGTTATCGCCCCGGTCTGCATCGGATCCCTTTGCGGATTTGGCTGGCGCGGCTACGAACTCGGTCTGCTCGGTCTCCTCGGATACCTCGATTCCCTCAAAGGCAAATAATCCCGGCGGAAGTGGATGCGGGCTCCCCCGGATGTCGAAAAATGTTTGGAACGGCGGTATAATCCCGCGAATCCCGTTTGCCGAAAAAGAGAAAACCGGTGCGCGGCGGAAATCCGATCCGGCGGACGGCCGGCGCGGAGGAGGGTCCGGCGCATTCCGGCGCGGGCGCGTTTGGAGGACAGGGAATGACGGAACCGATCAACGAGGTCAGGCCGTTTCGGGCGGAGCATTACAATCCGGAACGGATTGAGAACATCGGCCTGTGCCTCTCCCGTCCCTACGACGTGATCAGCCCGTCCGAGCAGGAGGAGTATTACCGCCGGCATCCCTACAACGTCGTCCGGCTGATCCTGAATAAAATCGAGCCCGGCGACGACGAGGGCAACAACCGCTATATCCGCAGCCGGGACCTGCTGGCGCAGTGGCGCGCGGAGCGGTCGATCGTTTCCTACCGGCGGCCTTCCTTTTGGGTGTATGAGCAGGATTTTCAGGTCGAAGGGCTTCCGCCGCGGCACGTCTCCGGCTTCATCGGATTGGTCCGCCTGCAGGATTACGAAAGCGGGAAAATCCTGCCCCACGAGAACATCATCCGCGAACCGCTGGAAGACCGCATCCGCCTCACCCGGACCACCCACACCCAATTCGAATACATCTGGAGCATGTATCCGGACCCGCACCACACCGTGGATCGGATCCTCGCCACCTGCGACCGCGACATCCAGGTGATCGACCACACCGAACTCTCGAACCAGTTCCGTCACCGGCTGTGGCGGCTGGTGAATCCGGAGCAGTGCGCGGCGGTGGCGGAGGCGGTCTCGGGCCGCCGGATCTACATCGCCGACGGCCATCATCGCTACCAGACGATGTTGAC encodes:
- the pheA gene encoding prephenate dehydratase is translated as MPVRGIRGATTSPGNHSEDLLGRTKELLTEIQKRNGFQPEELASIVFTTTPDLNAAFPATAAREIGWNDTAMLCTHEIDVAGSIPRCIRVLILWNTARSPEEIRHVYLHEAESLRPDLAAAPAEKPAPAPFRAPVSIAFQGEHGAFSEEAILLGLGAETSRIPCRTFQEICLAVTSSRAEAGLLPVENSTTGSIHTSYDLLLENDLHIIGEYILPVRECAMLAPGVEVETVRQVISHPQALEQCARWIASQHWEAVPVYDTAGAARILAQEKRPDRAAIASETAARLYGLNVIARSIQDIQVNYTRFLLLAKENRPVAKPAKTSLIFATRHKPGALHACLNVLARRGINLCKIESRPDRKKPWHYLFYLDFEGDASDPKVIDVLAELSTHTEFVRQLGSYPTRTLGETK
- a CDS encoding prephenate dehydrogenase/arogenate dehydrogenase family protein; translation: MPPENAESHRIQDFVVGIVGLGLMGGSLALGLSGKCRRRIGLDSDPVADQAALERGAVDELALHLPDLVAKSDLIVLAAPVRTILALLRELSEIRPPRGERRIVIDIGSTKSEIVKAMEALGEGYSPVGGHPICGREVQGIRHADPGLYRGAPFVLTPIDGSEPYAADAGRQLAAVLGALPLELGAAEHDTLVASTSHLPHLVAVALAQTARRLPSASALVGPGFRDTSRLAASNLEMMTDILLTNREHVLQALEEYIHRLEALGLRVREGDEARLKVLLAEGRRARQELLEPSDPQGTA
- the aroA gene encoding 3-phosphoshikimate 1-carboxyvinyltransferase, which gives rise to MRLRSRRSPALRGEVRLPGDKSISHRAALLAAAAEGKSRIEGMLNAGVTRVMLDSLACLGAGFSWEDGALCVTGTGGCGFQPSGGGGTKAQPLYCGNSATTMRLLTGMLAGIPAWESTTGGREFLFDGSEQLRKRPMKRLFAPLCEMGARISPTNEPGRAPFRLISSRLNGIEHRMPVASAQVKTALLLAGLAAEGSTLVEEPSPSRDHTERLLRWLGIRLTAEPGWARVFPLEKPLPSFDLRIPGDFSSAAFLIVAAAIVPGSDVLFKDVGLNPRRTGLLAVLRRMGARIEERTHAELSGEPVGDLRVRAGELAGTVIEGSEVVDMIDEFPALAVAAACVGGTTEVRNAAELRLKESDRISALAGELRAVGIPVEESPDGFAIRGPASIRGGLADARGDHRLAMALAVAGMVSADGVEIDGAESIGESFPDFPALAGALGARLA
- the aroE gene encoding shikimate dehydrogenase, encoding MKAVLIGWPIRHSVSPAMHDAALRALGLSGGYSLLPVEREAELEQVLAKLKSDPDWSGANVTVPYKEKILPHLDRLEGAAAELRAANTVVRRGAELIGHNTDLPGFLADLERNGMDSRGKPALVIGSGGAARAVVLGLVQSGCPVTIVAVIRDQARTLAAELGGGRVDVLGWEDPELIERARGAGLIVNASPAGMWPAVQATPWPSALPLPESACVYDLVYNPIETRFLREAKLRGNRTASGLGMLVEQGALSFELWTGVRAPREAMMSAARAAMEAEERQ
- the aroC gene encoding chorismate synthase codes for the protein MIRLMTAGESHGPALTAILEGIPAGLPLQPEDLQPDLIRRRNGWLGGPPYRGASPRMTIERDSAQILAGVMGGKTTGAPIAILIENADHAKWKGRPVDAMTVPRPGHADLTAALKYGYDDLRPGLERASARETAARMAACSVCRRMLASLGISVGSCVVQIGAVTAGLAADPPEERLKRAEENPLRCPDPAVLEKMQAEIDRAMADGETVGGVFEIAALGVPPGLGSCAAWEQRLSARLGAALFGIPAVKGVEIGGGFALAGMAGTQAQDAIRIAGGALVRISNHAGGVEGGITNGQPVVVRAAMKPIATTLSPQPSVDLAAGRNAETRYERSDFCTVPRAAVVGEGMVCLVLAGAVLEKCGGDSMAELQARFGGLARGAAGDIRLDPKPKIFW
- the aroF gene encoding 3-deoxy-7-phosphoheptulonate synthase, translated to MVIVMQNHAKSEDIEETVRHIRQMGYGANVSRGEERTVIGVLGDERPIDWEQMEILPGVERVVRILKPYKLASRDARPENTVVRVGSAVIGGEAVVFIAGPCAVESREQILETAQAVKAAGAHMLRGGAYKPRSSPYSFQGMAEEGLKLLAEARDATGLPVVTEVMAPDQVGTVVKYADMLQIGARNMQNFPLLLEVGKSGHPVLLKRGISATVEEWLMAAEYLLSSGNTRVVLCERGIRTFETATRNTTDINAIPVVKRLSHLPVIVDPSHSTGKGEYIEPVSRAAIAAGADGLIIEVHPHPEEALSDGAQSLRPESFAEMVMRVKRIAAAVGRS
- a CDS encoding DUF1015 domain-containing protein, with the translated sequence MTEPINEVRPFRAEHYNPERIENIGLCLSRPYDVISPSEQEEYYRRHPYNVVRLILNKIEPGDDEGNNRYIRSRDLLAQWRAERSIVSYRRPSFWVYEQDFQVEGLPPRHVSGFIGLVRLQDYESGKILPHENIIREPLEDRIRLTRTTHTQFEYIWSMYPDPHHTVDRILATCDRDIQVIDHTELSNQFRHRLWRLVNPEQCAAVAEAVSGRRIYIADGHHRYQTMLTIRDEMRKLRPDAGPDAPWEFIMMYLVSANQEGLTTIGTHRMLTGLPAVREQTIREAVKLGFVVRTYSFSEGDELEAREMWLRELRNADPRDHKFGVALKDVNAYYLLEIDEKRATRLVEGESGSLSLRLLDVSLLKSVVYKMLLGLAEDQIKPQTTVHYTPKVQTAIDKVRSGEMQSAWILNHTALDEIMTVADNREKMPQKSTHFYPKPLSGLVFFNMNNSAKG
- the aroQ gene encoding type II 3-dehydroquinate dehydratase, which codes for MAKILLIHGPNLNLLGEREPEIYGRVTLAEINRSLEALAKERGAELRILQSNSEGDIVDAIQEARAWADGLMINPGALTHYSLAIRDALSAVRLPVVEIHISNVFAREEIRHRSVIAPVCIGSLCGFGWRGYELGLLGLLGYLDSLKGK
- the aroB gene encoding 3-dehydroquinate synthase; its protein translation is MNFYIYGPPGCGKTTVGMLLAERMGWHFLDTDKIIEHEAGMPITEIFLQKGEAEFRSREKELLKKLSKSTRTVVALGGGTLVDPENRDQVEQDGPVVCLMCEPEVILKRMGDELNARPLLAGPGPLERLKSLLAKRAALYASFPMTLDTTTLALEDVVRKIQLVAGIFHVNAMGAGYDVLIGRGILPRLGMELEERKLSPPFVAVSDSNVAPLYLDTVCRALAPESVELIVLPAGESTKSLPTLESVYADLHRLRMERRGTVLALGGGVVTDLAGFAAATFLRGVSWVALSTSLLGMVDAAIGGKTAVDMPQGKNLIGAFYPPAMVIEDLDVLATLPPQELRVGMAEAIKTAVVGDSKLLGKIESLSGRITPDGLDWIVRRAARVKIRVVEEDPFERRGPREALNFGHTLGHGIEANSDYRIPHGEAVALGMVAESHLAEKIGLAETDLGERLTVLLTTFGLPVKHDAPVDKILEYVRADKKRRGGRVKWALPIAAGKVRVGLDVAEEDVRTALISIGCRG